In Brachypodium distachyon strain Bd21 chromosome 2, Brachypodium_distachyon_v3.0, whole genome shotgun sequence, one genomic interval encodes:
- the LOC100825899 gene encoding protein BZR1 homolog 2, with protein sequence MATGGGGGGDAGFGAAAGAGGRMPTWRERENNKRRERRRRAIAAKIFSGLRSHGGYKLPKHCDNNEVLKALCNEAGWVVEPDGTTYRKGCRPTERMDAIGCSVSPSPCSSYQPSPRASYHGSPTSSSFPSGASSPFPPHSNNTVNGVDATPILPWLQTFSNSTTSNKRPYLPPLLIHGGSISAPVTPPLSSPTARTPRMKTDWDESVIQPPWHGSNSPCVVNSTPPSPGRSMVPDPAWLAGIQISSTSPSSPTFSLMSSNPFSVFKEAIPVPGSNSSRMCTPGQSGTCSPVIPGMARHPDVHMMDVVSDEFAFGSSSNDAQQAPGLVRAWEGERIHEDSGSDELELTLGSSRTRS encoded by the exons ATGGCGACGgggggcggagggggaggggacGCGGGAttcggggcggcggcgggagccgGGGGGAGGATGCCGACgtggagggagagggagaacaACAAGcggagggagcggcggcggcgggcgatcGCCGCCAAGATATTCTCCGGCCTGCGCTCCCACGGCGGCTACAAGCTCCCCAAGCACTGCGACAACAACGAGGTCCTCAAGGCCCTCTGCAACGAGGCCGGCTGGGTCGTCGAGCCCGACGGCACCACCTACCGCAAG GGATGCAGACCTACAGAACGAATGGATGCAATTGGGTGCTCGGTATCACCAAGCCCATGTTCATCTTATCAACCAAGCCCACGGGCATCATACCATGGGAGCCCTACTTCCTCTTCATTCCCTAGTGGCGCATCTTCCCCCTTCCCCCCACATTCTAATAACACGGTAAATGGTGTCGATGCAACCCCAATCCTACCTTGGCTCCAAACATTCTCCAATTCTACAACATCAAACAAGCGTCCATATCTGCCCCCACTATTGATTCACGGTGGTTCGATTAGTGCCCCGGTGACTCCTCCACTGAGTTCGCCAACTGCCCGGACCCCTCGTATGAAGACAGACTGGGATGAATCAGTTATCCAGCCACCATGGCATGGTTCAAACAGTCCATGTGTTGTTAACTCAACCCCGCCCAGCCCTGGTCGTTCAATGGTTCCTGACCCAGCATGGCTAGCTGGCATCCAAATCTCGTCAACGAGCCCTTCATCACCTACCTTCAGCCTCATGTCCTCTAATCCATTTAGCGTCTTCAAAGAAGCAATTCCTGTTCCAGGCAGCAATTCGTCAAGGATGTGCACACCAGGGCAGAGCGGCACATGCTCCCCCGTAATCCCCGGCATGGCACGGCACCCGGATGTTCACATGATGGACGTGGTTTCTGATgagtttgcatttggaagcagcagcaacgaTGCTCAGCAGGCCCCTGGATTGGTTAGGGCGTGGGAGGGCGAGAGGATCCATGAGGACTCTGGATCGGACGAGCTAGAGCTTACGCTCGGAAGCTCCAGGACGAGGAGCTAA
- the LOC100844661 gene encoding uncharacterized protein LOC100844661, with amino-acid sequence MAFSATRRLSAAAAPAAKLSSLFPHRRTPKPRLPATESGGEPWRRKPTSRPRQPWGEDAVALLRRLHEGRYLPGPDLSEAPHVLSPDIVKAAAERFGHDHQVVAKWLSGSDLKKLALFGCPSVERRTVFASKRLRSFFNIPEDKICSSCKIRSSCQFVNQEVPRHHKVILSDTMRILTLFVLDACPQQLQVTAELKASVCKLLKDTMNLSSIFDKPIV; translated from the exons ATGGCATTCTCCGCCACTCGCCGTCTCTCCGCGGCcgcagcgccggcggcgaaacTCTCCTCGCTCTTCCCGCATCGACGCACTCCCAAGCCTCGCCTTCCGGCGACTGAGTCCGGCGGTGAGCCGTGGCGGAGGAAGCCGACATCGAGACCGAGGCAGCCGTGGGGGGAGGATGCGGTGGCGCTGCTCCGGCGGCTTCACGAGGGGAGATACCTGCCGGGGCCTGACCTCTCCGAGGCGCCGCATGTCTTATCACCCGACATCGTCAAGGCCGCGGCCGAGCGGTTCGGCCATGATCACCAGGTCGTCGCCAA ATGGTTATCAGGGAGTGATTTGAAGAAGCTTGCATTGTTTGGTTGCCCATCTGTTGAGCGAAGAACAGTTTTTGCATCAAAAAGATTGCGATCTTTCTTCAACATTCCAGAAGATAAA ATATGCAGCTCTTGCAAGATAAGAAGTTCATGCCAGTTTGTTAACCAGGAAGTACCTAGGCATCATAAAGTGATCCTGTCAGATACTATGAGAATCCTCACTTTATTTGTCCTTGATGCATGTCCTCAGCAACTTCAGGTTACTGCTGAATTAAAAGCTAGTGTTTGCAAACTTCTCAAGGACACTATGAATCTAAGCAGTATTTTTGACAAGCCCATTGTGTAA
- the LOC100825585 gene encoding serine/threonine-protein phosphatase 5 — protein sequence MGDSSNANVQKAEELKLKANDAFKANKFSQAVDLYDQAIDLNSSNAVYWANRAFAHTKLEEYGSAVQDATKAIEIDPRYSKGYYRRGAAYLAMGKFKEALKDFQQVKRICPNDPDATRKLKECEKAVQKIRFEEAISVGDTERRSIADSLDYHIIEVEPQYTGARIDGDTITLDFIKQMLDNFKQQKCIHKRYAFQIVLQARDLLRSVPSLVDVNVPNGSHFTVCGDVHGQYFDLLNIFELNGLPSEENPYLFNGDFVDRGSFSLEVILTLFAFKCLYPTGMYLARGNHESKSMNKIYGFEGEVKSKLSDTFVELFAEVFCCLPLAHVINKKVFVVHGGLFSVDGVKLSDIKAIDRFCEPPEEGLMCEILWSDPQPQLGRGPSKRGVGLSFGADVTKRFLEDNNLDLVVRSHEVKDEGYEIVHDGKLITVFSAPNYCDQMGNKGAFIRFSAPDLKPDIVSFSSVPHPDVKPMAYANNFLRMFQ from the exons ATGGGCGATAGTTCAAATGCAAATGTCCAGAAGGCCGAGGAACTCAAACTTAAGGCAAACGATGCCTTCAAGG CGAACAAATTTTCTCAGGCTGTAGATCTCTATGACCAAGCTATTGATCTAAATAGTTCAAATGCGGTATACTGGGCAAATCGTGCATTTGCGCATACGAAACTTGAGGAATATGGAAGTGCTGTCCAGGATGCTACAAAAGCTATTGAGATTGATCCTAGATATTCGAAG GGTTATTATAGACGAGGTGCAGCATATCTTGCTATGGGAAAATTCAAGGAGGCCCTGAAAGATTTTCAGCAG GTGAAAAGAATCTGCCCTAATGATCCTGATGCTACAAGAAAGTTGAAAGAGTGTGAGAAAGCTGTCCAAAAAATCCGTTTTGAAGAAGCAATTTCTGTAGGGGATACAGAAAGGCGCTCCATAGCAGATTCTCTTGATTATCATATAATAG AAGTTGAACCACAGTATACTGGAGCAAGAATTGATGGGGATACAATAACAttagatttcatcaagcagaTGTTGGATAATTTCAAACAGCAAAAATGTATACATAAAAG GTATGCATTCCAAATTGTGTTGCAAGCACGAGACTTGCTGCGATCAGTGCCTTCCCTTGTCGATGTCAATGTTCCAAATGGTTCTCATTTTACGGTCTGCGGTGATGTTCATGGCCAG TACTTCGATCTGCTGAATATATTTGAGCTTAATGGGCTTCCATCTGAAGAGAACCCTTACCTTTTCAACGGAGACTTCGTGGACCGAGGGTCGTTTTCACTTGAAGTTATACTTACCCTGTTCGCATTCAAGTGCCTCTATCCAACAG GTATGTACCTAGCAAGAGGAAACCATGAAAGCAAGAGCATGAACAAAATATACGGTTTTGAGGGAGAAGTGAAGTCCAAACTGAGTGATACGTTTGTTGAGCTGTTTGCTGAGGTATTCTGTTGCTTGCCTCTTGCTCATGTAATCAACAAGAAGGTCTTCGTAGTTCATGGGGGTCTTTTTAGTGTTGATGGAGTGAAGTTATCTGACATTAAGGCTATTGATCGTTTCTGTGAGCCTCCTGAAGAAG GTCTAATGTGTGAAATTCTATGGAGTGACCCTCAGCCTCAACTCGGGAGAGGCCCAAGCAAACGAGGTGTGGGGCTTTCGTTTGGTGCAGATGTAACAAAGAGGTTTCTAGAAGATAACAATCTGG ACCTTGTTGTCCGATCGCATGAAGTGAAGGATGAAGGGTATGAAATTGTACATGACGGAAAGCTTATAACTGTTTTCTCCGCTCCTAATTACTGTGACCAG ATGGGAAACAAAGGTGCATTTATTCGGTTCAGTGCTCCAGATTTAAAGCCAGATATTGTTAGTTTCTCGTCAGTG CCACATCCTGATGTCAAGCCGATGGCCTATGCAAACAATTTCCTCCGGATGTTCCAATAG